A region of the Planctomycetia bacterium genome:
TGGCCCTGGAAGTTCTGCCTGCAATCGATAACCTGGATCGATTCCTGACATCGGTCACGGAAGAAAATGATCTTTCCCGCGCAGTTGTTATGGTCCAGAAACAACTGCTTGATGGCCTATCACGGCAGGGGATCAAGCGGATGAAATGCGTGGGACAGTTATTCGATCCCAACCTGCATGAAGCGATCATGCAACAACCATCAGATCAGAAGCCAGATACTATTCTGGTCGAAGCAGAAGCTGGATACACCTATCACGACCGCGTGCTCCGGCCGGCTAAAGTAGTTATTGCCAAAGCAGCGGATTAATTTGTCACTAAGCTGGTGCAGTTACGGACTCTGATCCCGTTACGCTGTCGGTGCGCACTACCAGTTCATGATTGAATGGCTGTAGTGCCGTAATTAAGAATTGAATATGGTCATCGAGAGGAACTTGAAACTCCTCGGCACCACGTATGATATCATCACGATTAACCTTGGCGGCAAATTGTTTGTTCTTCATTTTCTTTTTCACACTGCTGACCGTCATACCTTCAAAGCCTTCCGGCCTCATCAGGGCGCACGCGACGAGGAAACCGCATAATTCATCGCAGGCATAGAGAGCCTTCTCCATTGGTCTGACTCGTGGGCAGTCTGAAATATAATCAGCATGAGATTTAATGGCATAAATTACTTCTTCAGGATATCCTCGTTCCTGCAGGATGTGTGAACCCTGAAGTGGATGATCTGGAGGATCAGGCCAACGCTCGTAGTCAAAGTCATGCAGAAGCCCCACAATTCCCCAGGTTTCCTCGTCGTCATTCAAATGACGAGCGTAGGCCCGCATGGCTATTTCCACAGCTCGCATGTGCCTTTGAAGAGAAGGGTTTTTAACGAATTCTTTGACCAATGCCCAGGAATCTTCCCGTTTCATCTGCTTTTTCCATGCTATGCTAATGATTACTAGCGATTATCACCGGCATTCTCACGCCCAGCAAGGAGAATACATGAAAACGACCATGAATCGACGAACCTTTACAGGGGCAGTTGCCTCATTGACGGCACTCAGTGCCAGTCGAGTGTACGGAGCGAATCAGCAGGTTCGACTTGGTTTTATCGGGTGCGGTAATCGAGGGGATCAATTGCTTGATGCGTTTCTTGATACCACCAATGCCAGTTGTATTGCGTTTTGTGATCTGAATCAAAAGTACATCAAACATGCTGCAGGCAAGGTTCAAGGCATTATCGCTGAATACAAGGATTATCGGCAACTATTGGAAAACAAAGACATCGATGGGGTTGTCATTTCAACCCCGGATCACTGGCATGCACTCCAGACCGTCGATTCTCTTCAGGCTGGCAAGCACGTTTATATCGAGAAGCCATTATCGCTCTGTGTGGCCGAAGGACGAGCCATGGTAGATGCTGCACATAAGGCAAAGAAAACGGTTCAGGTTGGTTTCCATCGACGTTCCTCCAACTTTTGCAATGAGGCAGTGCAATTGATACAGCGCAAGGAAATTGGTGATATTACCATGGTGAGGGCATTCCATACACAGAACGAGTATCCCATGGGAATTGGCAATCCAACCGATGAAAAACCGCCAGTCGATCTGGATTGGGACAAATGGGTCGGTCCTGCACCCATGAAATCCTACAATCAGAATCGTACCTTCTACCGATTTCGTTGGTTCTACGATTATTCAGGTGGTCAGTTGACCAATATGGGCGCTCATTATCTGGACATGATCCACTGGGCACTGGGAGTCGAAGCACCACAATTTGTAACAGCTTTGGGTGGTAAACTGGTCATCAAGGATAACCGAGAAATTCCTGACACACTCGAAGTGGTTTACCAATACCCCGATACTCTGGTTACTTTCACGCAAGTTAATGCCAACGGGGCTCCGGGAACTTCACAACCAGGTGCAGATATTGAATTCCGGGGAACTAAAGGAACCCTGTATGTTCTGGGTAAAAGCTACATAGTGATTCCCGAGACCAATATGGGGGTTCCATTCCCGGCACAGAATCCAATTGATCGCACTTTGATTGCCAAGTATCGTGGTTCTGGAAAAGCTCAAATTGGTGGAAAGAAAGTATCAGGCAATGCGGATACTATCTGGCATACCAGAAACTTCATCAGTTCAATTACCAACGACAAGAAACCTAATTGTCCCATCGAAGTTGGTCATCGATCTACGACGGCAGCATTATTGGGTAACATCGCCTTGAAAAAGCGGGCAACACTCGAATGGGATGCCAAGAATGAGCAGTTTGTCAACAATAAGGAAGCCAATCAGTTGCTGAAATACGAGTATCGAAGTCCGTATAAGTTTCCTACTTTGTAATCCATCACAAATCTGATTTTAATTCATGCCCCCGATTGTCTAACCGGGGGTAGTTCTTTGATATAACGCTGGTCAAATCGACGCATACCTAGTTGACATTTCCGAGATGAATCCGACTGACACCAAATCAGTAATTTTTGTTGCAGTAGCTTGGCAAATGCTGTTTGATGAAGCATTGAAGAATCATCATGAGTTACACCTCAGGAGTATTTGCCATGTTAATCAAGAATTCTGTTCGGCTTTCCATTGAATCGTTAGAGGAAAGGCTGGTTTTTGATACCAGTTTGATTCAAGCACCTCAGCTTCTACCTGAACTTTACAGCTCAACCACATCGACTGTAACAAGTAATCTGGGTGCTGAGCAGGTACTTCGATGGAACTCACTTGCCCTGCAGGCAATTGCGATCAACCGTACCGCACCGCCGTTGGCAGCTCGAAATCTGGCCATGATTTCGATTGCCATGTTTGATGCAGCCAATGGCATAGCACGGTCGGAACAGAGCTTTCTGGTAAAAGGCAGAGCTCCTCGAGGTACCAATATGCATGCAGCTATCGGGTATGCAGCACATAAAATGCTGGTTGGATTGTTCCCGGCTCAGAAAGCTATCTTTGATACTGAATTGCGCGACATCATCGGTCAATTACCACGAGGCTTAGGTGTACAGTTAGGAAAAGTCTGGGGAGCGGTGGTGGCTAATCGAGTATGGACTGCACGAAAAAATGATGGAGCAACTGACGTAGTAACCTACCAATCGTCGATGCTACCCGGACGCTGGCAACCAACTCCCCCAGCGTTTGTTCAGAATCCTCTGTTGCCTCAATGGCCGGGAGTTACGCCATTTGCCATAACCAGCGGTGATCAGTTCCGTGCACCAGTTCCGCCAGCCTTAAACAGTCAGATTTATGCTGACAATCTGAATGAAGTAAAGTCACTGGGATCGGTAAACAGTCTTACAAGAACAGCCGATCAGACTCAAATTGCGAGATTCTGGGCAGCTGGGGCGGGCACTGTGACACCTCCTGGCATGTGGAATGTTTTTGCGCAGCAGCAAGCGCGTGATGCAAACTTGTCAACCGTAAAGACAGCAAAGCTTCTAGCAGTATTGAACGTAGCCATGGCTGATGCTGGCATTGCCTGTTGGGACAGTAAGTATGTCTTTGATTATTGGCGACCGGTTACCGCCATTCGCCAGGCAGACCTTGATGGCAACGATCTTACGCAACCTGATCCGGGCTGGACATCACTGATTGGAACACCGCCGTTCCCGAGTTATACTTCAGGGCACAGTACTTTTAGTGCTGCTGCAGCCGAAGTTTTCTCAGCTTTCTTTGGTGCTCAAACGGCCTTTTCCGGATCTTCAGATGGATTGCCTGGCGTTGTACGCCATTGGAATAGCTTCCGCGATGCAGCAACTGAAGCTGGTGATAGCAGAATATTTGGAGGTATCCACTTCAGATTTGATTCAACCGAGGGTTTAAACTGTGGCAGGCAGGTAGGTATCGTAGCACTGCAGAAATTCGGAATGCAGCCTGCTGCCTGACGAATGATACACACAGAGACGACTGACCAGATACTTTATTATCTGGTCGGTCGCTTCCGATAGACAAATTACTTGATGCTGCTGATCTTGAAGTTGGATAATTGCAGTTCTCGAGCATCAACTTCATTCGTGACCGTCACCACGCGGATCACCTTCGGCAAATCCAATCCCTGGTGGCGAATCCAGTTTTGATTGTGTGCTTCAGACCTCTCCAGCGATCCATCTTGGGCCCAATATTGAACTACAAAGGAAGTTGGCAAAAACTTACCTTCCTCATTCCTGCCGTTCTCCTGAACAATGATGCTGAATTTCCCATCACCCTGCTTGCGATTGACTTCCATGATCTGGTTATCACGAATGCGGTAACTGGAATGCATCTCATCGTTCAGAATGTTCACCAGCCGACCCAGTGGATGAGAGGTAATGCCGTCAGCAAAGGCACAGGGAGTCTTTCTGGGGATTGCAGGTTGCAAACGATGTGTAATGGTTGAAGTAAGAACTTTTTTGACCCAGACTAATGGTTGTCCCTGAATGTCTGTTATTGTCACAACACCCTTGCTGTCTACTTGAACTGTTCCCCGATACTGCTTCTGATTCACATTCAGCTGAATTTCGGCAGTAAATCCTGGAAAATTCTCCATGACTGCTCGTGTTGCACGAGCGTTTGATAACATTTCAGAAGCTTCAGGCTGCTCAACAGGCTTCTTCACGTTATCGCTTACAATACAGAGTGTTGCACACACAAACGAAACCAACATGGTGGACATTCACAACTCCAAGCATAGTGACTGATAAATTGCTAATTGAGATAATGTCTCAACGCATGTCGAATAAAATACTTTTGAGTAAATGATTGTCCAGTTAATTCATACAGAAAAGTAAATAATACTCATCAGAGGAGTTACTTGTGTCCAAACCAACTATGTTATTGCTGGCTGAGTTTATTTACGGTTGAATTCACGATATGTCGATCCCAGGCAGAAAGTTGAGGTAGATCAGGTTTAACAATTGAATTCATGGGAAAACCCAAGCGATGAAGGGTTGCCTTGAGTCTCGCTTGTGAAGTGTCGCGTCCCAGCCTTTGTGGTAGTTTCAAATCCTGTGCGGTCATGGTTACCATTCTTGCACTGTTTGCTGTGATGATGCCACCCTTCAGCAACGGCGCCAGTATAAACAGATCACGTTGCTGAGCGCGAGCGTCTCGCCGTGCGCCAGTCTCGTATGCAGTTTCAAAAGCAAGAACGGTATCGACAGGCAGAATAGCGGCTTCGGGACACATGGCACCATGTCCACCGATGGCCTGAAACTGAGTTAAGTTTAGCGCAGTTCCACTGAGGAATACTTTTCCAAGGCCCGTTGTGCCACTGATATGTTTCTGTACTTCCCGCAGATCGAGAGTGGATTCCTTGGCACCGATGACATTGTCTAATGACAGAATCTGAATGACTTCATCGGCCTTCAACGGTCGATCGACACTTCCAGGCATGTGATAATAGAAAACTGGCAATTCGTGTGCTTGAGCCAGCATTTGGTAGAAGCCCAGGATATCGCAAAAAGGCGTTCGAGCAGGTCCGGTATACTTGACCAATACAGCGCTGGCACCCAGATTCTTGGCCTGCTTCAATTGATCAAGTGCGGAAAAGATATCACTGGAATGTATTCCTACGACTACGGGAACTTTTCCTTGTACTACGGCAACGGCAGTCGATATAACCTGTGCACGTTCCTCATGACTGGCATACATACCTTCGCCAAGCGTGCCCAGTACCAGCAATCCGTTTACTCGACCAAAGAGCTGATATTTGATTTGACGAGCTAGGGCTTCAGTATCAACCCCACAACCAGTGCAATTCCAGGGAGTTAAAACCGTGGGGTAAATACCCGACCAGGCAGGACGGCAGCATGCTAGTGGAGCTTTGTTAACTGGTGGGCACAGCAGATGATCCTGAGCCTGTAAGCTGCATGCAAAGATCAACAACAGAGTCAAACAGTAGCGAATCATGATGCAACTCCCGCGGAAAGAGCATCCGCTATCGCATCACTCGGCAAAACCTGCCTGTAAAGTATGGTCTGAATGATAGTTGATTGGCAACTAGACGTCACATAGCCCTAATGTGCCATAAAAACGTAATAATCTGCATTCGAAATAGAATGTTTACGCAACAGGCCGGCCCATTGCTTCCATCAGCATTTTCATGTCATCCCAAACATCTTTCTTCGCGTTGGGATTCCGTAACAGATAAGCTGGGTGATATGTGGCAACTACTTTGATGCCATCCACCTGATGAATCTGCTTCCGCATTTTGCCAATGCTGATCGTGGTATTCAAAATGGTCTGAGCTGCTACCAGGCCGAGACAGCAGATAAACTTTGGCTGAATCAACTGAATTTGTCGATCAAGAAACCCTCGGCAATGTGATACCTCATCAGCCAGCGGTTGGCGATTTCCAGGGGGACGGCACTTCAAGACGTTGGCAATGTAGATTTCTTCTCTTTTCAACTTACATGCTGCTATGATTTTATTCAGCAGTTGTCCTGCAGCGCCGACAAACGGCTCACCTGCCTTGTCTTCATCGGCTCCTGGTGCTTCGCCGATGAACAGTAACTCTGTGTCAACGTTTCCCACACCAAAGACGGTACGTGTTCGATTACGAACCAATTCAGTGCATCGCGTACAGGGTTGCACTTCCTGCTGGTCAATGAGATTCAGTTGATGTCGTTTATGATCTGTAGAGTATGCTTCAGTGGTGCTGTGAGTGGCTTTCTGCATTGAAGTTGCGGGAGAAGACGCGTTTCCTGGCGAGTGGACAACAACTGGCTTCTCCAGACGTGATACAACGGTTGGTACAATGTTATCTGAAGAGGGAAGAAATGAGACTCCTCCTGCCTGCAGACTGCTGACGTGCTGCAATGCCATACGTGCCAAATCAGCACCTGTCATATTAAAAGCCCCTTTGATTCACATGGATGAGATTATGTATGAGTGTCTGAGAGTCATCTCGACTTGTGCATTTTTTGAACTGCGACTATCGTTGCGTTCATGCATAATCAATCGGCAGTACACCGCTGGTTTTGTCGAGGTTGGTATCCTTCTACCGACCGTTCCGCCATGTTGATTTTGTTGCTCCTGGCACTCACGCTGAAAATTACCGTGTTGTTACAGAAACCGATTCTCGCACGCGATGGCATCCTGCAATTGCAATACGCTTTTGAGCTGAGTGAACGACCCTGGACTTCAGTGATTCGAGAATCCCCTTTTCATCCCTGGTATGCCTATTCGGTGCTGGTCACTTCACAAATATTTCAATGGTTCGAGCCGGGAATACTCACGCCAGATCAATGGCAATGGTGCGGACACCTTTCATCTTCTTTCGCTGGTCTTTTGATGATATTTCCTCTGTATGGCTTAGCACGTTCATGGCTTCCCATCCGAGTAGCTTGGATTGGCTCGTTGCTGTTCTTGATTTTGCCAAGTGTTGTTCACACAACGTCTGATGTACTTACTGAAAGCTGGTATCTCGTGTTTGCACTGGGTGCGATGTGGGCAATGGTGCATGGAGTCAAATCCCAACGCTCCAGTTGGTTTGTTGTTTCGGGATTACTTGCTGGTTCAGCATATCTGGTTCGCGTGGAAGCGCTTATCCTGCCTATGACCTGTCTGCTATGGATTGTGATCCGCAACTGGCAGAATCATGTCTGGATTCCAACGCTGTCGAGTTTCAGAAATCTGCTCTTACTGATATGCTGCTTTCTCCTGCCTCCGTTGCCTTACATGTTGACGATTGGAACTTGGAGCAACAGGCCAGCCGCAAAACAATTACTGGCAGCAAAGCAAAGCAATGATATGGCTGTCGGAACATCACATCTGTTGGCGATGCAGAGGTTACAACCTGGTGTAAATGGCCGTGTTAATGAGACGATTGAGTTCATCGATGCTTTAACTGTCGTGGTTGCCACCCATGGGCGGGCGGGACATTATCTGCTGTGGCCTTTAGCTTTGCTGGGATTCATACTGATAATGCGATCACGTCACAGTGAACCTGCATTTCTTGTTTTTAATTGTTTCACAGTTCTTCACCTCGTAATGATTTGCCGATTAGCTGCGGTTGCGGGATACACTTCTGAGCGACATACCTTAATGCTGGTTGTTTTAGCAGCACAGGTCGCTGCGTTGGGTTTGACTTATGCAAGCAGCATGATGCAGCGGTTTTTGTCGATATCAAGGATTTCCAGTCGCATGGTGACGGTTGTTTTACTCATGGTTCTCGGATTAGTGAATTTGCCTAGAAGCGTGCAGCCGTTACATCGTTCTCAGGAAGGGCATCGGCAGGCTGGTTTATGGCTTGCAGACCATATGGAATATCAGGATCACCTGGTCGATCCATACCAATGGGCGAGTTTCTATGCCGGTGTAACATTCCAAGGCAGAAATAAAGTGTCTGAGGCAGTCAGCACGTTGGGAATCATTGATTTGCGTGATGCAGATTTAAACCGGAAGCAAATGTGGAAAGATGCTGGTGTAACGAGCCAGGAAGCAACTACGGTGTGGAGTTGGCCCTTGAGTTCCAGTCCGCGTCTGTTGATACGAAAAACTGTGGAGACACAGTTGATTCAGGATAACTAAAAAACAATCCACCGGAGGGGCAGTTCCGGTGGTTGCGCCGACTGGACGTAATAGGAATTATTTCTTCTTGGTTACTGCCTTACGTTTCTTGTTAGTCGGGCGAATCATGACAAAGCCGTTATTGGCTCCGGGAATCGCGCCTTTAATCAGAAGCAGGTTGCTCTCCTCATCAATGCGAACAACTTTCAGATTGCGAATGGTAACACGTTCATTGCCATATTGGCCAGCCATTTTTTTACCTTTTTTCTTCTTTCCACTGTTGCCGCGATCAGTGGCATGTGCGGCCTGGCTACCAGCTGCACGGTGGTGACGCTTTACACCATGGCTCGCAGGCAATCCACCAAAGTTCCAACGCTTCATGACACCTGTGGTGCCACGACCTTTCGTGATGCCAATGACATCGACGGCGGCAACGCCTTCAAACTGCTTGACGGTGAACTTGTCACCCACTTTGAC
Encoded here:
- a CDS encoding nucleotide exchange factor GrpE is translated as MSKQVKIPVNEPQQPVAPEVQSESTTKSELDKVCEERDKYLDLLRRTQADFENYQKRSLRDAETERRYAQKALALEVLPAIDNLDRFLTSVTEENDLSRAVVMVQKQLLDGLSRQGIKRMKCVGQLFDPNLHEAIMQQPSDQKPDTILVEAEAGYTYHDRVLRPAKVVIAKAAD
- a CDS encoding HDIG domain-containing protein, which gives rise to MKREDSWALVKEFVKNPSLQRHMRAVEIAMRAYARHLNDDEETWGIVGLLHDFDYERWPDPPDHPLQGSHILQERGYPEEVIYAIKSHADYISDCPRVRPMEKALYACDELCGFLVACALMRPEGFEGMTVSSVKKKMKNKQFAAKVNRDDIIRGAEEFQVPLDDHIQFLITALQPFNHELVVRTDSVTGSESVTAPA
- a CDS encoding Gfo/Idh/MocA family oxidoreductase — encoded protein: MKTTMNRRTFTGAVASLTALSASRVYGANQQVRLGFIGCGNRGDQLLDAFLDTTNASCIAFCDLNQKYIKHAAGKVQGIIAEYKDYRQLLENKDIDGVVISTPDHWHALQTVDSLQAGKHVYIEKPLSLCVAEGRAMVDAAHKAKKTVQVGFHRRSSNFCNEAVQLIQRKEIGDITMVRAFHTQNEYPMGIGNPTDEKPPVDLDWDKWVGPAPMKSYNQNRTFYRFRWFYDYSGGQLTNMGAHYLDMIHWALGVEAPQFVTALGGKLVIKDNREIPDTLEVVYQYPDTLVTFTQVNANGAPGTSQPGADIEFRGTKGTLYVLGKSYIVIPETNMGVPFPAQNPIDRTLIAKYRGSGKAQIGGKKVSGNADTIWHTRNFISSITNDKKPNCPIEVGHRSTTAALLGNIALKKRATLEWDAKNEQFVNNKEANQLLKYEYRSPYKFPTL
- a CDS encoding vanadium-dependent haloperoxidase; this encodes MLIKNSVRLSIESLEERLVFDTSLIQAPQLLPELYSSTTSTVTSNLGAEQVLRWNSLALQAIAINRTAPPLAARNLAMISIAMFDAANGIARSEQSFLVKGRAPRGTNMHAAIGYAAHKMLVGLFPAQKAIFDTELRDIIGQLPRGLGVQLGKVWGAVVANRVWTARKNDGATDVVTYQSSMLPGRWQPTPPAFVQNPLLPQWPGVTPFAITSGDQFRAPVPPALNSQIYADNLNEVKSLGSVNSLTRTADQTQIARFWAAGAGTVTPPGMWNVFAQQQARDANLSTVKTAKLLAVLNVAMADAGIACWDSKYVFDYWRPVTAIRQADLDGNDLTQPDPGWTSLIGTPPFPSYTSGHSTFSAAAAEVFSAFFGAQTAFSGSSDGLPGVVRHWNSFRDAATEAGDSRIFGGIHFRFDSTEGLNCGRQVGIVALQKFGMQPAA
- a CDS encoding DUF3386 family protein, yielding MSTMLVSFVCATLCIVSDNVKKPVEQPEASEMLSNARATRAVMENFPGFTAEIQLNVNQKQYRGTVQVDSKGVVTITDIQGQPLVWVKKVLTSTITHRLQPAIPRKTPCAFADGITSHPLGRLVNILNDEMHSSYRIRDNQIMEVNRKQGDGKFSIIVQENGRNEEGKFLPTSFVVQYWAQDGSLERSEAHNQNWIRHQGLDLPKVIRVVTVTNEVDARELQLSNFKISSIK
- a CDS encoding dihydrodipicolinate synthase family protein, with product MIRYCLTLLLIFACSLQAQDHLLCPPVNKAPLACCRPAWSGIYPTVLTPWNCTGCGVDTEALARQIKYQLFGRVNGLLVLGTLGEGMYASHEERAQVISTAVAVVQGKVPVVVGIHSSDIFSALDQLKQAKNLGASAVLVKYTGPARTPFCDILGFYQMLAQAHELPVFYYHMPGSVDRPLKADEVIQILSLDNVIGAKESTLDLREVQKHISGTTGLGKVFLSGTALNLTQFQAIGGHGAMCPEAAILPVDTVLAFETAYETGARRDARAQQRDLFILAPLLKGGIITANSARMVTMTAQDLKLPQRLGRDTSQARLKATLHRLGFPMNSIVKPDLPQLSAWDRHIVNSTVNKLSQQ
- a CDS encoding uracil-DNA glycosylase, with the protein product MTGADLARMALQHVSSLQAGGVSFLPSSDNIVPTVVSRLEKPVVVHSPGNASSPATSMQKATHSTTEAYSTDHKRHQLNLIDQQEVQPCTRCTELVRNRTRTVFGVGNVDTELLFIGEAPGADEDKAGEPFVGAAGQLLNKIIAACKLKREEIYIANVLKCRPPGNRQPLADEVSHCRGFLDRQIQLIQPKFICCLGLVAAQTILNTTISIGKMRKQIHQVDGIKVVATYHPAYLLRNPNAKKDVWDDMKMLMEAMGRPVA
- a CDS encoding glycosyltransferase family 39 protein, with amino-acid sequence MHNQSAVHRWFCRGWYPSTDRSAMLILLLLALTLKITVLLQKPILARDGILQLQYAFELSERPWTSVIRESPFHPWYAYSVLVTSQIFQWFEPGILTPDQWQWCGHLSSSFAGLLMIFPLYGLARSWLPIRVAWIGSLLFLILPSVVHTTSDVLTESWYLVFALGAMWAMVHGVKSQRSSWFVVSGLLAGSAYLVRVEALILPMTCLLWIVIRNWQNHVWIPTLSSFRNLLLLICCFLLPPLPYMLTIGTWSNRPAAKQLLAAKQSNDMAVGTSHLLAMQRLQPGVNGRVNETIEFIDALTVVVATHGRAGHYLLWPLALLGFILIMRSRHSEPAFLVFNCFTVLHLVMICRLAAVAGYTSERHTLMLVVLAAQVAALGLTYASSMMQRFLSISRISSRMVTVVLLMVLGLVNLPRSVQPLHRSQEGHRQAGLWLADHMEYQDHLVDPYQWASFYAGVTFQGRNKVSEAVSTLGIIDLRDADLNRKQMWKDAGVTSQEATTVWSWPLSSSPRLLIRKTVETQLIQDN
- the rplC gene encoding 50S ribosomal protein L3, producing the protein MSVGMLGRKIGMSQIYDDKGLAIPVTVMEVGPNTVLQIRQPELDGYHAIQLGFLDKKRKSAIRAERGHVANLDSKRSKAASSSGKPLREKANCEPQRFIREFRTENAPEVKVGDKFTVKQFEGVAAVDVIGITKGRGTTGVMKRWNFGGLPASHGVKRHHRAAGSQAAHATDRGNSGKKKKGKKMAGQYGNERVTIRNLKVVRIDEESNLLLIKGAIPGANNGFVMIRPTNKKRKAVTKKK